One Stigmatopora argus isolate UIUO_Sarg chromosome 20, RoL_Sarg_1.0, whole genome shotgun sequence genomic region harbors:
- the ndufs2 gene encoding NADH dehydrogenase [ubiquinone] iron-sulfur protein 2, mitochondrial encodes MASSMLRVLTKLGRPSTKLILNPINCHTESPCCAVFQSRKKQWQPDVEWTEQYAGAVMYPTALNKNWKPPPWNDKDPPAEKDVSNLTINFGPQHPAAHGVLRLVLELSGESVKKCDPHIGLLHRGTEKLIEYKTYLQALPYFDRLDYVSMMCNEQAYSLAVERLLNIRAPLRAEWIRVLYGEMTRILNHIMAITTHALDIGAMTPFFWMFEEREKMFEFYERVSGARMHAAYIRPGGVHQDLPLGLMDDIYEWCKNFSIRIDEVEEMLTNNRIWKNRTVDIGVVTAEEALNYGFSGVMLRGSGIKWDLRKSQPYDKYDEVDFDIPIGSNGDCYDRYLCRMEEMRQSLRIMHQALNKMPEGEIKVDDAKVAPPKRSEMKMSMESLIHHFKLYTEGYQVPPGATYTAVEAPKGEFGVYLVSDGSSRPYRCKIKAPGFAHLASLDKMAKGHMLADVVAIIGTQDIVFGEVDR; translated from the exons ATGGCGTCCTCAATGTTGAGGGTGCTTACAAAACTAGGACGTCCTTCAACCAAATTAATATTAAATCCAATAAACTGTCATACCGAGAGCCCCTGCTGCGCTGTGTTTCAAAGCAG GAAGAAACAATGGCAACCGGATGTGGAGTGGACTGAACAATATGCGGGGGCCGTGATGTACCCCACTGCGCTAAACAAGAATTGGAAACCACCCCCATGGAATG ACAAAGATCCTCCGGCCGAGAAGGACGTGTCCAACCTGACCATCAACTTTGGACCGCAGCATCCGGCGGCTCACGGGGTGCTTCGTCTGGTCCTGGAGCTCAGTGGCGAGTCTGTCAAAAAGTGCGACCCCCACATTGGCTTGCTTCACCGTGGCACGGAGAAACTAATCGAGTACAAGACTTACCTGCAG GCTCTCCCCTACTTTGACCGCTTGGACTACGTTTCCATGATGTGTAACGAGCAGGCCTACTCGCTGGCCGTGGAAAGGCTGCTGAACATCAGGGCTCCGCTCCGTGCCGAGTGGATCCGAG TTCTATACGGGGAGATGACTCGCATCTTAAACCACATCATGGCTATCACCACTCACGCACTCGACATCGGCGCCATGACGCCCTTCTTCTGGATGTtcgaagagagagagaag ATGTTTGAGTTCTACGAACGAGTTTCTGGAGCCCGAATGCACGCCGCCTACATCCGACCCGGTGGGGTTCATCAG GATCTTCCTCTGGGCTTGATGGACGACATCTACGAGTGGTGCAAGAACTTCTCCATCCGCATCGACGAGGTGGAAGAG ATGCTGACCAATAACCGCATCTGGAAGAACCGGACCGTGGACATTGGAGTGGTGACCGCAGAGGAAGCCCTCAACTATGGTTTCAG CGGGGTGATGTTGAGAGGCTCTGGCATCAAGTGGGACCTACGCAAGTCTCAACCGTACGACAAGTACGACGAGGTGGACTTTGACATCCCGATAGGAAGCAACGGCGACTGCTACGACCG gtatCTTTGTCGAATGGAGGAAATGAGGCAGTCGTTGCGGATCATGCACCAGGCTCTCAACAAGATGCCCGAAGGTGAGATCAAGGTAGACGACGCCAAAGTGGCTCCGCCCAAGAGGTCCGAGATGAAG ATGTCCATGGAGTCTTTGATCCACCATTTTAAACTCTACACCGAGGGCTACCAGGTCCCCCCCGGGGCCACGTACACCGCCGTGGAGGCCCCTAAG GGCGAGTTTGGGGTTTACTTGGTGTCGGATGGATCCAGCAGACCCTACCGCTGCAAGATTAAAGCTCCCGGATTTGCCCACCTG GCCAGTCTGGACAAAATGGCTAAAGGACACATGCTTGCTGACGTAGTAGCCATCATTG gcACACAGGACATTGTCTTCGGGGAGGTAGACCGCTaa
- the fcer1g gene encoding high affinity immunoglobulin epsilon receptor subunit gamma: MVRSSLFMAVPLWMTFGQAVALTEPETCYVLDAFLFLYGIILTVLYCRLKIRKESVQKIEKGKQCTEERVYTGLAPHDQDTYAIMYTKK, translated from the exons ATGGTCAGGAGCTCGTTATTTATGGCCGTTCCTCTGTGGATGACGTTCGGTCAAGCTG tcgCACTTACAGAACCCGAAACCTGTTACGTGCTGGACGCTTTTCTGTTTTTGTACGGCATCATACTGACCGTACTCTACTGCCGGCTCAAG ATTCGGAAGGAGTCGGTGCAGAAGATTGAAAAAGGCAAACAa TGTACCGAAGAAAGAGTCTACACT ggTTTGGCTCCTCACGACCAAGACACGTATGCAATAATGTACACGAAGAagtaa